From Chryseobacterium gallinarum, one genomic window encodes:
- a CDS encoding discoidin domain-containing protein, with product MKKGLLALSLLLIQILNAQHHSQPADSLKGTEILTPTSQEAVASPIIKADRIFDFSTKVEITSQNPGDKIYYMTLDAGDVNKKKKFTAYKKPFIISRTTQIQAYTERKRKKSSIATANFNRRPNYWEITTLSKVTPQYAATGKFALIDGIRGDLDWKKGEWQGYLGQNFEAVIDFQSPLQITQITSTYLQDSKALILMPKKVEYYASMNGKDFFLLDKIDNNLDPKDEKVQTKDFTTEILPTEARYLKVKAYYFGKHPGWHQKTGGETFIFVDEICVR from the coding sequence ATGAAAAAAGGACTGCTTGCATTGTCTTTACTGCTTATCCAGATTCTGAATGCTCAACATCATTCTCAACCTGCGGATTCTTTGAAAGGAACCGAAATTCTGACACCTACTTCTCAGGAGGCCGTTGCTTCCCCAATCATTAAAGCAGACAGAATTTTTGATTTTTCTACCAAAGTTGAGATCACTTCACAGAACCCAGGTGACAAAATCTATTATATGACTTTGGATGCAGGTGATGTCAATAAAAAAAAGAAATTTACAGCCTACAAAAAGCCTTTCATCATTAGCAGAACGACACAGATTCAAGCTTATACAGAAAGGAAAAGAAAAAAAAGCTCAATAGCAACAGCTAATTTCAACAGAAGACCCAATTATTGGGAGATCACTACCCTTTCAAAAGTTACTCCTCAATATGCAGCTACCGGAAAATTTGCATTAATCGACGGAATAAGAGGTGATTTAGATTGGAAAAAAGGAGAATGGCAGGGATATCTGGGGCAGAATTTTGAAGCGGTAATTGACTTTCAGTCCCCTTTGCAAATCACTCAAATTACGTCTACTTATCTTCAGGATAGCAAAGCCTTGATCCTGATGCCTAAAAAAGTGGAATATTATGCTTCTATGAACGGAAAAGATTTCTTTCTATTAGATAAAATCGACAATAATCTTGATCCTAAAGATGAAAAAGTACAGACCAAGGATTTTACCACTGAAATTCTTCCTACCGAAGCAAGGTATCTTAAAGTAAAGGCTTATTATTTCGGAAAACATCCGGGATGGCATCAGAAAACCGGTGGTGAAACCTTTATTTTTGTGGATGAAATTTGTGTCAGATAA
- a CDS encoding phytanoyl-CoA dioxygenase family protein, translating to MSLTDLSSYKSHIEKYGFSVINAVFSEEEVAQIIHVLDNIDTSKENFRKSEDLFAIRQFLKEVPEIKNLIFNDNIKTIIREIFGNRYFVVKSIYFDKPETSNWYVAYHQDLTISVDKKFELSGFGPWTTKQNQFAVQPPLDILENIYTIRIHLDETDENNGALKVVPESHAKGIYRPETIDWTVETEEICKVEKGGVMLMKPLTLHGSNRTTNGKKRRVIHIEFSDKELPEVLQWAERMI from the coding sequence ATGAGTTTAACAGACTTATCATCATACAAAAGCCATATTGAAAAATATGGCTTTTCAGTTATTAATGCAGTGTTTTCTGAGGAAGAAGTTGCTCAGATTATCCATGTTCTGGACAACATCGATACTTCAAAAGAAAATTTCAGGAAGTCTGAAGATCTATTTGCAATCAGACAGTTTTTAAAAGAAGTTCCGGAAATTAAAAACCTCATCTTCAATGATAATATTAAAACAATCATTAGAGAGATCTTTGGTAACCGGTATTTTGTAGTAAAAAGTATCTATTTTGATAAGCCGGAAACCTCTAACTGGTATGTTGCCTATCATCAGGATCTGACGATTTCTGTAGATAAAAAATTTGAATTATCCGGTTTTGGCCCCTGGACTACGAAGCAGAATCAATTTGCTGTACAACCGCCATTAGATATTTTAGAAAACATCTATACGATCAGAATCCATCTGGATGAGACAGATGAAAATAACGGAGCTTTAAAAGTGGTTCCAGAATCTCATGCTAAAGGAATTTACAGACCCGAAACAATAGACTGGACGGTAGAGACTGAAGAAATCTGTAAAGTAGAAAAAGGAGGGGTAATGCTTATGAAACCTCTTACATTACATGGTTCAAACAGAACAACCAATGGAAAAAAAAGAAGAGTGATCCATATCGAATTTTCAGATAAAGAACTTCCGGAAGTCCTGCAATGGGCAGAAAGAATGATTTAA
- a CDS encoding dicarboxylate/amino acid:cation symporter, which translates to MKGQNKLFIAIIIALILGVGIGGIVHVKYPESAEPFSKNIKLLGTVFIRLVQMIIAPLVFTTLVVGIAKMSDIKMIGRVGTKAMLWFISASLISLFIGLILVNWLEPGHVTKLPIQDVASADELLKSSKSFSLEDFVKHMIPKSLFEAFATNEVLQIVVFAIMFGVALANLGEEYAQPVVKLFDIIAHAILKMVGYIMWFAPFGVLGAIAAVVATNGFEIFKVYAIYLRDFFFAIGVLWVVLLIVGYFILGNRLFDLLKRIKEPLLIAFSTTSSEAVFPKLVEELEKFGCNSRVVSFILPLGYSFNLDGSMMYMTFASIFIAQIYGIEMTLGQQITMLLVLMLTSKGIAGVPRASLVIIVATCSMFGIPPEGIALILPIDHFCDMGRSMTNVLGNTLATSAVSKWEGQLTEPLDKV; encoded by the coding sequence ATGAAAGGACAAAATAAACTTTTTATAGCAATTATCATTGCTCTTATCCTGGGAGTAGGAATCGGAGGGATTGTACACGTGAAATATCCGGAAAGTGCCGAACCCTTCTCCAAGAATATAAAATTGCTGGGAACTGTTTTCATCAGATTGGTACAGATGATTATTGCCCCTTTGGTTTTTACTACTTTGGTGGTGGGAATTGCCAAAATGAGTGATATCAAAATGATCGGAAGAGTGGGTACAAAAGCGATGCTTTGGTTTATTTCAGCTTCTTTGATTTCCCTTTTTATCGGGTTGATCCTTGTGAACTGGCTGGAACCGGGGCATGTTACCAAATTACCGATTCAGGATGTTGCCTCTGCTGATGAATTGCTTAAAAGCAGTAAAAGTTTTTCCCTGGAAGACTTTGTAAAGCATATGATTCCAAAAAGTTTATTTGAAGCCTTTGCAACCAATGAGGTACTGCAAATTGTCGTATTTGCCATTATGTTCGGTGTAGCATTAGCCAATTTAGGAGAAGAATATGCCCAGCCTGTGGTAAAACTTTTTGATATCATCGCCCATGCTATTCTTAAAATGGTGGGATACATCATGTGGTTTGCCCCATTTGGGGTATTGGGAGCTATTGCAGCCGTGGTGGCGACCAATGGTTTTGAAATCTTTAAAGTCTATGCCATTTATTTAAGAGATTTTTTCTTTGCCATAGGAGTACTCTGGGTGGTTCTTTTAATAGTAGGATATTTTATTTTAGGAAACCGTCTTTTTGATCTGTTAAAGAGAATCAAAGAGCCTTTATTGATCGCTTTCTCTACCACCAGCTCAGAAGCCGTATTCCCGAAATTGGTGGAAGAGCTAGAAAAATTCGGATGTAACAGCAGGGTAGTATCATTTATTCTGCCTTTGGGATATTCCTTTAACCTGGATGGAAGTATGATGTATATGACGTTTGCTTCGATCTTTATAGCTCAGATCTATGGAATTGAAATGACCCTTGGGCAGCAGATCACCATGCTTCTGGTGTTAATGCTTACCTCAAAAGGAATTGCAGGAGTTCCGAGAGCATCACTGGTAATCATTGTAGCCACATGTTCCATGTTCGGAATTCCACCGGAAGGAATTGCCCTGATCTTACCGATTGACCATTTCTGCGATATGGGAAGAAGTATGACCAACGTGTTGGGAAATACATTGGCAACTTCTGCCGTTTCCAAATGGGAAGGACAGTTAACCGAACCTTTAGATAAAGTTTAA
- a CDS encoding BON domain-containing protein, whose protein sequence is MKKTIAMAALAVAVSFGAVSCKKKVSDADLQTQATTVVTSNPNASVEVKEGVAHLSGTFADQQSKDAMIAKLKAINGVKDVMDMSTIAAAPAPVETTSAVDPAVQKKVQDAVKDFPSVKVEVVNGQLTLTGNVSGQQARKIKESVDALKIGKYNNNLIVK, encoded by the coding sequence ATGAAAAAAACTATCGCAATGGCTGCATTAGCTGTAGCTGTATCTTTCGGGGCAGTTTCTTGTAAAAAGAAAGTTTCTGATGCCGATCTTCAGACTCAGGCTACAACTGTAGTAACTTCTAATCCCAATGCTTCTGTTGAAGTAAAAGAAGGTGTAGCACACTTAAGCGGAACTTTCGCAGATCAACAGTCTAAGGATGCGATGATTGCTAAATTAAAAGCGATCAACGGAGTAAAAGATGTAATGGATATGTCGACTATTGCTGCAGCTCCTGCCCCAGTTGAGACTACTTCTGCTGTAGATCCTGCAGTTCAGAAAAAAGTTCAGGATGCTGTAAAAGATTTCCCTTCTGTAAAAGTAGAAGTAGTAAACGGACAGCTTACGCTTACAGGAAATGTTTCAGGTCAGCAGGCCAGAAAAATCAAAGAATCTGTAGATGCTTTGAAAATCGGGAAGTATAACAATAACCTAATTGTAAAATAA
- a CDS encoding SH3 domain-containing protein, protein MSELQDKYSSVVSAAQSAGISNLQVQEQDGILYVSGNASNTAAKDAVWNALGAIDSTYSASDINIDVQVAGLASGASLTVATDESNLNIRQEPSTEAAVVGKAAKGSSVTLIEQTSDDWWKVKTADGQEGYAYSRYLRA, encoded by the coding sequence ATGAGCGAATTACAAGATAAATATTCAAGTGTGGTTTCTGCAGCACAATCTGCAGGAATTTCAAATCTTCAGGTTCAGGAGCAGGACGGAATTCTTTACGTTTCCGGAAATGCTTCCAATACTGCGGCTAAAGATGCTGTATGGAATGCTTTAGGAGCTATCGATTCTACATATTCTGCTTCAGATATCAACATTGATGTACAGGTAGCAGGTCTTGCTTCAGGCGCTTCTTTAACAGTAGCTACTGATGAGTCTAACCTGAATATCAGACAAGAGCCTTCCACTGAAGCTGCCGTTGTAGGTAAAGCAGCAAAAGGGTCTTCTGTAACCTTAATTGAACAGACATCTGATGACTGGTGGAAAGTAAAAACTGCTGACGGTCAGGAAGGATATGCTTATTCAAGATATTTGAGAGCATAA
- a CDS encoding TonB-dependent receptor: protein MKKFLALLVLLFNVLIIHAQKLYIDGKVSDFEKKPVENATVYLLKEKDSSIINYTATNKEGKFSLKIDEVKEPSILKIDAEKLSSYSKKFEKISQQLSLGDIELDKKNRVTTIDEVKITVSPVKIKKDTIEFNASSIKVRPDSKIEELLKQIPGVEINNDGKITVNGKDVDQIMINGKPFFDKDGKIALQNLPADIIKNIQFTTTKTKEEELSGKTPKSQKTTINFNIDEKKNKGLLSRLTVGYGSDKRYEASGLVSYFKGDTKISLLASSNNINSQGFSRDEVFDSMGSGRNSWMMQGGSSSGGQGGGTKGIQTSSTVGLNYSDKLGKDADLDSFSLMFSDSDSETQSKVSRTTLLPEYSLQTRSENNGKSESKQYNFDTSARIKLDSLTNIYVSPRFTKSSSFNSNVSQSSTLRDNILVNESNSYSNNQSENNSFTPSIYFTRRFRKKGRVVSANINSSIAESQRNNLNQSQNTFYQNSGNTMDNRDQLTKNKSQNNNFNFSADYTEPVSDSATISLQLKYGTRSSHDLRDVNDFDDATGQYSKYNQLLSNNMKQRINQVTPELTFQVSKTKFNFWASMNLDITDMKVNSIFNGQQYNLQKNFALPGYNINIYYQLAEGKNISLYNYSNFTIPGAEQLTPYKDESNPLITYTGNPDLKNTWTNSMYLYFNNFNKIKNINYYINIGFTYRNNDIINYTKYDDAGKQIVTYDNVSGNKNFNAGGGFSKTFKWKQNKLTISPRFNMTYAYNNGFINGQSFTSNSYNLNPGLNLIYEIRDKMTIKPSYRLGYSFSNYTNYSIDKINTANQSLKLELTNYLFQGRFVLGNDFEYNTSSNIAPGFKKDFYFWNTSLGYSFFKKQFTAKVKIYDVLNQNQSVRRTITDSYFEDREDLILRRYIMFSLSMKLNKFAGKKM, encoded by the coding sequence ATGAAGAAATTCTTAGCACTCCTGGTATTGCTTTTCAATGTCCTGATCATACATGCTCAAAAATTATATATCGACGGAAAAGTTTCTGACTTTGAAAAAAAGCCAGTAGAAAATGCTACGGTATATCTGCTGAAGGAGAAAGATTCATCTATTATCAACTATACTGCAACCAATAAAGAAGGCAAATTTTCGCTAAAAATTGATGAAGTAAAGGAACCTTCCATTCTTAAAATTGATGCTGAAAAATTATCTTCCTATTCTAAAAAATTTGAAAAGATCAGCCAGCAATTGTCTTTAGGAGATATTGAACTGGATAAAAAAAACAGGGTGACTACTATTGATGAAGTAAAAATCACCGTATCACCGGTAAAAATAAAGAAAGACACCATAGAATTTAATGCCTCGTCCATTAAGGTACGTCCTGACAGCAAAATTGAAGAGCTTCTGAAACAGATCCCGGGTGTGGAAATCAACAATGACGGGAAAATAACCGTCAATGGAAAAGATGTGGACCAGATTATGATCAACGGCAAACCATTCTTTGACAAAGACGGGAAAATTGCTTTACAAAATCTTCCTGCAGATATTATCAAAAATATTCAGTTTACAACAACCAAAACAAAGGAAGAAGAACTTAGCGGAAAAACTCCAAAATCTCAAAAAACCACCATTAATTTCAATATTGATGAAAAGAAAAACAAGGGATTGCTTTCAAGACTTACTGTTGGCTATGGTTCAGATAAACGTTATGAAGCCAGCGGACTGGTCAGCTATTTCAAGGGAGATACCAAAATAAGCCTTCTGGCTTCTTCCAATAATATCAACTCACAGGGTTTTTCCCGGGATGAAGTTTTTGACAGTATGGGAAGCGGCAGGAATTCATGGATGATGCAGGGAGGCTCATCTTCCGGAGGACAGGGAGGAGGCACAAAAGGGATTCAAACGTCTTCCACCGTAGGTTTGAATTACAGTGATAAATTAGGAAAAGATGCCGATCTTGATTCCTTCAGCCTGATGTTTTCCGATTCCGATTCGGAAACACAATCAAAGGTCTCAAGAACGACCCTTCTTCCTGAATATTCTCTTCAGACCAGATCTGAAAATAATGGAAAAAGTGAATCCAAACAATATAATTTTGATACTTCAGCAAGGATTAAGCTGGATTCTTTAACCAATATTTATGTTTCCCCGAGATTTACCAAATCAAGCAGTTTTAACAGTAATGTTTCACAGTCTTCTACATTAAGAGACAACATCCTTGTAAACGAGAGCAATTCCTACTCAAATAATCAGTCGGAAAACAATTCATTTACTCCTTCTATTTATTTTACCCGAAGATTCAGGAAGAAAGGCCGTGTTGTTTCTGCTAATATCAACAGTTCTATTGCTGAGTCTCAAAGAAATAATTTAAATCAATCCCAGAATACATTTTATCAGAATTCGGGAAATACGATGGATAACCGGGACCAGTTGACGAAAAATAAAAGCCAGAATAATAATTTCAATTTCAGTGCAGATTACACAGAGCCTGTTTCTGATTCAGCGACCATAAGTCTTCAATTAAAATACGGAACGCGATCATCACATGATTTGAGAGATGTTAATGATTTTGATGATGCAACGGGCCAATACTCAAAGTATAACCAGCTGCTTTCGAATAACATGAAACAAAGGATCAATCAGGTTACTCCTGAACTTACCTTCCAGGTCAGCAAAACAAAATTTAATTTCTGGGCTTCCATGAATCTGGATATTACAGATATGAAAGTAAATTCCATTTTCAACGGACAGCAATATAATCTTCAGAAAAATTTTGCCTTACCCGGATATAACATCAATATTTACTATCAGCTGGCAGAAGGTAAAAATATAAGCCTGTATAATTATTCCAATTTTACAATCCCCGGCGCGGAACAATTAACACCTTATAAAGATGAATCTAATCCGTTGATCACCTATACCGGAAATCCGGATTTGAAGAATACATGGACCAACAGTATGTATTTGTATTTCAACAATTTCAATAAAATCAAAAATATCAATTATTATATCAATATTGGTTTTACTTATCGAAATAATGATATTATCAACTATACCAAATATGACGACGCCGGAAAGCAGATTGTTACCTATGACAATGTAAGTGGAAATAAAAATTTCAATGCCGGTGGTGGTTTCAGCAAAACTTTTAAATGGAAACAAAATAAACTGACCATTAGCCCGAGATTCAATATGACGTATGCTTACAATAATGGTTTTATCAACGGACAGTCATTCACAAGCAACTCCTATAATCTTAACCCCGGATTAAATCTTATTTATGAAATCAGGGATAAAATGACCATTAAACCGTCGTACCGCCTTGGATACAGCTTTTCCAATTATACCAACTATAGTATTGACAAGATCAATACGGCAAACCAGTCGTTAAAGCTTGAATTAACCAATTACCTGTTCCAAGGCAGATTTGTATTAGGTAATGATTTTGAATACAATACCAGCTCCAATATTGCTCCCGGTTTCAAAAAGGATTTTTATTTCTGGAATACCAGTCTGGGCTATTCTTTCTTCAAAAAACAATTTACTGCAAAGGTGAAAATTTATGATGTACTGAATCAAAACCAGAGTGTAAGAAGAACAATTACAGACTCCTATTTTGAAGACCGTGAAGATCTCATCCTGAGACGGTATATTATGTTTTCACTTAGCATGAAGCTGAATAAATTTGCCGGCAAAAAAATGTAA
- a CDS encoding alpha-ketoglutarate-dependent dioxygenase AlkB family protein, whose protein sequence is MLSLFDEIPEYPLSLLPHDGMVLYYGKIFSKEESDIYYDYLFNHIPWENDEAVIFGKLILTRRKVAWFGEKPFEYTYSKRTKYAKLWTPELLELKKKCEEVSGETYNSCLLNLYHDGSEGMAYHSDGETDLKKHGAIASLSFGAERKFLFKHKTTKEKVEVFLENGSLLIMKGATQDNWLHRLPPTTKVKTPRVNLTFRTIEE, encoded by the coding sequence ATGCTGAGTCTGTTTGATGAAATACCAGAGTATCCTTTAAGCCTTCTTCCGCATGACGGGATGGTGTTGTACTATGGCAAAATCTTCTCAAAAGAAGAGTCTGATATCTATTATGATTACCTGTTCAATCATATTCCATGGGAAAATGATGAGGCTGTCATTTTTGGAAAATTAATACTGACCAGGAGAAAGGTAGCCTGGTTCGGAGAAAAGCCATTTGAATATACGTATTCAAAACGGACAAAGTATGCAAAATTATGGACTCCGGAATTATTGGAGTTAAAGAAAAAATGTGAAGAAGTTTCAGGTGAAACTTACAACTCCTGCCTGCTTAATTTATACCACGATGGAAGTGAGGGAATGGCTTATCACAGTGATGGAGAAACTGATCTGAAAAAGCACGGCGCCATTGCTTCTCTCTCCTTTGGAGCAGAAAGAAAATTCTTATTCAAGCATAAAACAACAAAAGAGAAGGTTGAAGTATTCCTTGAAAATGGTAGTTTACTTATTATGAAAGGAGCTACCCAGGACAACTGGCTTCACAGACTTCCACCAACAACCAAAGTGAAAACTCCAAGAGTGAACCTTACTTTCAGAACAATTGAAGAATAA
- a CDS encoding bifunctional helix-turn-helix domain-containing protein/methylated-DNA--[protein]-cysteine S-methyltransferase, which translates to MSTQNQIDYNRIAKAIEYIRSNFRLQPSLEEVAENIHLSPAHFQKIFTDWAGTSPKKFLQFISLEHAKNLLKEEKASIFDTAYETGLSSTSRLHDLFVKIEGMSPAEYKNGGKSLSIHYSFSESPFGTLLVASTEKGICYMAFEDDKNRALGNLKGKFPNASFSEKQDALQQNALSIFNKDWTKLNTIKLHLKGTDFQLKVWESLLKIPMGKLSTYGNLAEKIGSPKASRAVGTAIGSNPVAFLIPCHRVIQSTGHLGGYRWGNDRKQMIVGWESSQVYS; encoded by the coding sequence ATGTCCACACAAAATCAAATAGATTATAACAGGATTGCCAAAGCGATAGAATATATCCGGAGCAATTTCAGGCTTCAGCCAAGTTTGGAAGAAGTGGCAGAGAATATTCACTTGAGTCCCGCCCATTTTCAGAAGATTTTCACAGATTGGGCAGGAACAAGTCCGAAAAAATTTTTACAGTTCATCAGTCTTGAACATGCTAAAAATTTATTGAAGGAAGAAAAAGCAAGTATTTTTGATACCGCTTATGAGACAGGACTTTCCAGTACCAGCAGATTACATGATCTGTTTGTAAAAATAGAAGGAATGTCTCCGGCGGAATATAAAAACGGTGGAAAAAGCCTCAGCATTCATTACAGCTTCTCCGAAAGTCCTTTTGGAACTCTATTGGTAGCCTCTACCGAAAAAGGAATCTGCTATATGGCTTTTGAAGACGATAAAAATAGAGCATTAGGGAATCTTAAAGGTAAATTCCCTAATGCATCTTTTTCAGAGAAACAAGATGCTCTTCAGCAAAACGCATTGTCTATATTCAATAAGGACTGGACAAAGCTCAATACCATCAAACTTCACTTAAAAGGTACTGATTTTCAGCTTAAGGTATGGGAAAGCTTATTAAAGATTCCTATGGGAAAACTATCCACCTATGGTAACCTGGCAGAAAAGATAGGAAGTCCGAAAGCGTCAAGAGCCGTAGGAACTGCCATTGGAAGCAATCCCGTAGCCTTTCTTATTCCTTGTCACCGTGTCATTCAGTCTACAGGACATCTTGGCGGATACCGGTGGGGTAATGACAGAAAGCAGATGATTGTGGGCTGGGAAAGTTCACAGGTTTACTCTTAA
- the speB gene encoding agmatinase, which yields MRTYAGIPEENATLENSKVMLLTVPYDGTSTWGKGADKGPELFLDASENMELYDIETQTEPYLDGVYLAGEITEDSSPEAMTEAVYQKTKELLENEGKVFTLFGGEHSVSIGSIRAVGEKFENLTVLQLDAHTDLRPEFHGSTSNHACAVFEANQKHNLVQVGIRSMDAEEAQYLPEGRVFFAHEIANNENWVNDVLEKVSGNVYITIDLDAFDPAIAPSTGTPEPGGLQWYSTLELLRKVFEKCNVVAFDIVELMDSPMAKPTAFLAAKLYYKMLAYNHIYNNN from the coding sequence ATGAGAACATACGCAGGAATTCCAGAAGAAAACGCAACGTTGGAGAATTCAAAAGTAATGTTGCTGACAGTTCCTTACGATGGAACTTCAACATGGGGAAAAGGAGCTGATAAAGGCCCTGAATTATTCCTTGACGCTTCTGAAAATATGGAGCTTTATGACATTGAAACGCAAACAGAACCCTATCTTGACGGAGTATACCTGGCAGGAGAAATTACTGAAGACTCAAGTCCGGAAGCAATGACAGAAGCTGTTTATCAAAAAACAAAGGAGCTCTTGGAAAATGAAGGAAAGGTGTTTACCTTATTTGGAGGAGAACATTCTGTTTCTATTGGTTCTATTCGTGCAGTAGGGGAAAAGTTTGAAAACCTTACCGTTCTTCAGTTAGATGCTCACACAGATTTACGTCCTGAGTTCCATGGTTCTACTTCTAATCATGCTTGTGCTGTTTTTGAAGCCAATCAGAAACACAACCTGGTACAGGTGGGAATTCGTTCTATGGATGCTGAAGAAGCCCAATATCTTCCGGAAGGAAGAGTGTTTTTTGCCCATGAAATTGCGAATAATGAAAACTGGGTGAATGATGTGTTGGAAAAAGTTTCAGGAAATGTTTATATCACGATTGACCTGGATGCTTTTGACCCTGCTATTGCTCCATCTACAGGAACTCCTGAACCGGGAGGATTACAATGGTATTCTACTCTGGAATTATTAAGAAAAGTATTTGAAAAATGTAATGTAGTAGCATTCGACATTGTAGAGCTGATGGATTCGCCAATGGCAAAACCTACCGCTTTCCTTGCGGCTAAGCTATATTATAAAATGCTTGCCTATAACCATATTTATAACAACAACTAA
- a CDS encoding HAD family hydrolase — MSLKAVLFDMDGVIVDTEPLHRKAYFKTFDELEITVSEDLYASFTGASTKRVCETLIQQYNLSHTYEAIADIKRAHFKDYFYNDDEFDLIPGVRKLIEHYHENGIKLVLASSATMTTINMVFEKFGLEKYFSGKISGADLKESKPHPEVFLLAAELAGEAPESCMVIEDSTNGILAAHRARIFCAAYRSPHSKNQDYTLADTVVMDYEELVLDKISKYF, encoded by the coding sequence ATGTCTTTAAAAGCTGTTCTTTTCGATATGGATGGAGTTATTGTAGACACAGAACCATTGCATAGAAAAGCTTATTTCAAAACGTTTGATGAATTGGAAATTACAGTTTCCGAAGATTTATACGCTTCTTTTACAGGTGCTTCTACTAAAAGAGTTTGTGAAACATTAATTCAGCAATATAATCTAAGCCATACCTATGAGGCCATTGCTGATATCAAAAGAGCTCATTTCAAAGATTATTTCTATAATGACGATGAGTTTGATTTAATTCCGGGGGTCAGAAAACTGATTGAACATTATCATGAAAACGGGATAAAGCTGGTACTTGCCTCTTCAGCCACCATGACGACAATCAATATGGTCTTTGAGAAGTTCGGACTGGAGAAATATTTCAGCGGAAAAATCAGTGGTGCTGATTTGAAAGAATCCAAGCCTCACCCTGAAGTTTTCCTTCTGGCCGCAGAACTGGCTGGTGAAGCTCCTGAAAGCTGTATGGTCATCGAAGATTCCACCAATGGAATTCTTGCTGCCCACAGAGCCAGGATTTTCTGTGCTGCATACAGAAGTCCACATTCCAAAAATCAGGATTATACACTCGCGGATACGGTTGTGATGGATTATGAAGAATTAGTATTGGACAAGATTTCAAAATATTTTTAA